A genomic segment from Ruegeria sp. TM1040 encodes:
- the purB gene encoding adenylosuccinate lyase, which yields MIPRYARPDMVAVWSPETKFRIWYEIEAHACDAMANLGVIPRENAEAVWKAKDVEFDVARIDEIEAVTKHDVIAFLTHLAEHVGSEEARFVHQGMTSSDVLDTCFNVQLTRAADLLMVGMDKLLDALKKRALEHKDTVRVGRSHGIHAEPTTMGLTFARFYAEMDRNKKRLIAAREEIATGAISGAVGTFANIDPRVEEHVCEQLGLNPEPISTQVIPRDRHAMFFATLGVIASSIENIAVEIRHMQRTEVLEGAEFFSMGQKGSSAMPHKKNPVLTENLTGLARLVRMSVIPAMENVALWHERDISHSSVERGIGPDATVTLDFALHRLAGVIDKMLVFPENMLENMNKFPGLVMSQRVLLALTQAGVSREDAYSMVQRNALKVWEERLDFRELLLADAEVVAALGEDGINEKFDMGYHTKHVDTIFKRVFGE from the coding sequence ATGATCCCCCGCTACGCCCGCCCCGATATGGTTGCCGTCTGGTCTCCCGAGACCAAGTTCCGCATCTGGTACGAAATCGAGGCGCACGCCTGCGACGCCATGGCAAACCTCGGCGTGATCCCGCGCGAGAATGCCGAAGCGGTCTGGAAAGCCAAAGATGTCGAGTTTGACGTCGCCCGCATCGACGAGATCGAAGCCGTAACCAAACATGACGTCATCGCCTTTCTGACCCATCTGGCCGAGCATGTCGGATCGGAAGAAGCGCGCTTTGTGCATCAGGGCATGACCTCTTCGGATGTGCTTGATACCTGTTTCAACGTGCAGCTGACGCGCGCTGCGGACCTGTTGATGGTCGGCATGGACAAGCTCCTGGACGCGCTCAAAAAACGCGCGCTGGAACACAAAGACACCGTGCGCGTTGGCCGCAGCCACGGCATCCACGCCGAGCCCACCACCATGGGCCTGACCTTTGCGCGCTTCTACGCCGAGATGGACCGCAACAAGAAACGCCTGATCGCCGCACGCGAGGAAATCGCCACCGGTGCGATCTCTGGCGCCGTGGGCACCTTTGCCAATATCGACCCACGCGTCGAAGAACATGTCTGCGAACAGCTGGGCCTCAACCCGGAGCCGATTTCCACGCAGGTGATCCCCCGCGACCGCCACGCCATGTTCTTTGCCACCCTCGGCGTGATTGCCTCCTCTATCGAGAACATCGCGGTTGAGATCCGCCACATGCAGCGCACCGAGGTGCTGGAAGGTGCGGAATTCTTCTCCATGGGCCAGAAAGGCTCCTCGGCGATGCCGCACAAGAAAAACCCGGTCCTGACCGAGAATCTCACCGGTCTTGCGCGTCTGGTGCGCATGTCGGTGATCCCGGCGATGGAGAACGTGGCGCTTTGGCACGAGCGTGACATCTCGCACTCCTCGGTGGAGCGTGGCATCGGCCCCGACGCCACCGTGACGCTCGATTTTGCGCTGCACCGTCTGGCGGGCGTGATCGACAAGATGCTGGTGTTCCCGGAAAACATGCTTGAGAACATGAACAAGTTCCCCGGCCTCGTGATGTCCCAGCGCGTTCTGCTGGCGCTCACCCAGGCGGGTGTGAGCCGCGAGGACGCCTATTCCATGGTCCAGCGCAACGCGCTCAAGGTCTGGGAAGAGCGCCTTGATTTCCGCGAGCTGCTGCTGGCGGATGCCGAGGTGGTTGCGGCCCTGGGCGAGGACGGCATCAACGAGAAATTCGACATGGGCTATCACACCAAACATGTCGACACGATCTTCAAGCGGGTGTTTGGCGAATAA
- a CDS encoding DUF6455 family protein, with amino-acid sequence MGLMRKLGHSADLVNGMSQRLGVDQAARMARDPEREARRLMQMVTRCAGCHEQVACGALQAENDHLSACPSYCENKASFEIPETQV; translated from the coding sequence ATGGGACTGATGCGCAAACTCGGCCACAGCGCCGATCTCGTCAATGGAATGAGCCAGCGGCTCGGTGTAGATCAGGCCGCCCGCATGGCCCGCGACCCAGAGCGTGAAGCGCGCCGCCTGATGCAAATGGTCACGCGCTGCGCCGGATGCCACGAGCAGGTCGCCTGTGGCGCGCTTCAAGCCGAGAATGATCATCTTTCGGCCTGCCCCAGCTATTGCGAGAACAAAGCCAGCTTTGAGATCCCGGAAACCCAGGTCTAA
- a CDS encoding bifunctional alpha/beta hydrolase/OsmC family protein produces the protein MPTERISFAGHAGHDLAARLDLPEGPVLATALFAHCFTCSKDIPAARRIAARLAAMGIAVLRFDFTGLGHSGGEFANTSFTSNVADLIAAARYLASRNMAPDMLIGHSLGGAAVLRARAGIPSVKSVVTLGAPFDPGHVAHHFEDALEEINRTGRAEVNLGGRPFVIGKEFVDDIGQTELGEAISDLRAALLVMHAPRDATVSIDNAAEIFGAARHPKSFVTLDDADHLITDPCDAEYAADMIATWATRYVDMKPPAPPPGAPEGVIRVTEADPQGFLQDVQNGPYHHLLADEPEAYGGTNRGLSPYGFVAAGLGACTSMTLRMYARRKDWLLEGISVEVCHDKVHAQDAIPSGPAKIDRFMRVIHLQGDLDAEQRAKLLEIADKCPVHRTLEQSSRVETRLEDAPKLPDMSREGQDLDTASI, from the coding sequence ATGCCAACCGAACGCATCAGCTTTGCCGGCCATGCCGGACATGACCTCGCCGCGCGCCTCGACCTGCCCGAAGGGCCGGTGTTGGCCACCGCCCTTTTTGCCCATTGTTTTACCTGCTCCAAAGACATCCCCGCCGCCCGGCGTATTGCCGCGCGTCTGGCCGCCATGGGGATCGCGGTGCTGCGATTTGATTTCACCGGGCTGGGTCATTCGGGCGGCGAGTTTGCAAACACCAGCTTCACCTCCAATGTCGCCGATCTGATTGCGGCTGCGCGCTATCTGGCCAGCCGCAACATGGCGCCAGATATGCTGATCGGACATTCGCTGGGCGGTGCGGCGGTGCTGCGCGCGCGGGCAGGTATCCCCTCGGTCAAAAGCGTGGTGACGCTGGGTGCGCCCTTTGATCCGGGTCATGTGGCGCATCATTTCGAGGATGCGCTGGAGGAAATCAACCGCACGGGCCGGGCCGAAGTAAACCTTGGCGGGCGGCCCTTTGTGATCGGCAAGGAATTTGTCGATGACATCGGCCAGACGGAACTTGGAGAGGCGATCTCGGACCTCAGGGCCGCACTTCTTGTGATGCATGCGCCGCGGGATGCCACGGTTTCGATCGACAACGCGGCCGAGATCTTTGGTGCGGCGCGCCACCCCAAGAGCTTTGTCACCCTTGATGATGCCGATCACCTGATCACCGATCCCTGTGATGCCGAATATGCAGCAGATATGATTGCCACCTGGGCCACGCGGTATGTAGACATGAAGCCCCCCGCGCCCCCGCCCGGCGCCCCAGAGGGTGTCATCCGCGTCACCGAGGCGGACCCGCAGGGGTTCTTGCAGGATGTGCAGAACGGCCCCTACCATCATCTGCTGGCTGACGAGCCCGAAGCCTATGGTGGCACCAACCGGGGCCTGTCACCCTATGGGTTTGTGGCCGCCGGCCTTGGGGCCTGCACGTCGATGACCTTGCGGATGTATGCCCGGCGCAAAGACTGGCTCCTCGAGGGGATCAGCGTCGAGGTCTGCCACGACAAGGTCCATGCGCAGGATGCCATCCCCTCTGGCCCTGCCAAGATCGATCGCTTCATGCGGGTGATCCATCTGCAGGGAGATCTAGATGCGGAGCAGCGCGCCAAGCTTCTGGAGATTGCCGACAAATGCCCGGTGCATCGCACCCTTGAACAGAGCTCACGGGTCGAAACACGGTTGGAAGATGCACCAAAGCTGCCTGATATGTCCCGCGAAGGGCAGGATCTCGACACCGCCTCCATTTGA
- a CDS encoding NUDIX hydrolase, translated as MGVQDIAAPSEAMEALAGIGRFAPLDARDREMWARLSAFCAEFGAEGPGAFGRDPGIGHVTASAFVLSAGLDAVLLTHHAKLNRWLQLGGHCDGIEDACFVATKEAYEESGLRRIRLLSPEVFDVDVHEIPASSKEQQHLHYDVRFLFVAEAGDPVASAESHALAWVPLSALSTEPESVAVLARKWPLWHARLGL; from the coding sequence ATGGGCGTGCAGGACATCGCGGCCCCGTCCGAGGCCATGGAGGCCCTCGCAGGTATCGGCCGCTTTGCGCCGCTGGATGCGCGCGATCGCGAGATGTGGGCGCGGCTTTCGGCCTTTTGCGCCGAGTTTGGCGCTGAGGGGCCCGGCGCTTTTGGACGTGATCCGGGGATCGGTCATGTGACCGCTTCGGCCTTTGTGTTGTCTGCGGGTCTCGACGCGGTTCTCTTGACCCATCACGCCAAGCTCAACCGCTGGCTGCAGTTGGGCGGGCATTGCGATGGCATCGAGGACGCCTGTTTTGTCGCCACCAAAGAAGCCTATGAGGAAAGCGGTCTGCGCCGCATCCGCCTTCTCAGCCCCGAGGTGTTCGACGTCGATGTGCATGAAATCCCCGCTTCATCGAAAGAGCAGCAGCATCTTCATTACGATGTGCGGTTTCTTTTTGTTGCCGAGGCCGGCGATCCGGTGGCCAGCGCGGAATCTCATGCGCTGGCCTGGGTGCCGCTGAGCGCACTTTCAACAGAGCCCGAGAGCGTTGCCGTACTGGCGCGCAAATGGCCCCTGTGGCATGCGCGGTTGGGCCTTTGA
- a CDS encoding endonuclease/exonuclease/phosphatase family protein, with translation MLALSGGYLGALHPLGDSLAVFRVPFAGGAIVFAFLLRHDVRAALFGLLASVGMLGMWLGHSGGGQDLTAPELTLYQQNLLWRNAGNARLVAAIRDSGADLVTLEEVSDQNLPILQSLQPDYPVQHVCAFRKVGRVAVLARGLRATQRLTCAEDLGLAAMEVEGPKGRFWVAALHLPWPWPHEQAAHVERIVAELTALEGPMILAGDFNAVAWSHTVKRIGAAGGMARVGPYGATFELPPLGYPIGIDHVLAPKGLGVIERQPKLASDHHGLLARLPWPEAQD, from the coding sequence ATGCTGGCGCTTTCTGGGGGCTACCTTGGTGCGCTGCATCCCCTTGGCGATAGTCTTGCGGTCTTTCGCGTGCCCTTCGCCGGGGGGGCGATCGTTTTTGCCTTCTTGCTGCGCCACGACGTGCGCGCGGCGCTGTTCGGTCTCTTGGCGAGTGTTGGGATGCTGGGGATGTGGCTCGGTCACTCCGGCGGGGGGCAGGATCTTACCGCGCCAGAGCTCACGCTCTATCAGCAGAACCTGCTCTGGCGAAACGCAGGCAATGCGCGTCTTGTAGCGGCCATTCGGGACTCCGGTGCGGATCTGGTGACGCTGGAGGAGGTCTCGGACCAGAACCTGCCCATTCTTCAGAGCCTGCAGCCAGATTACCCGGTGCAGCATGTCTGCGCGTTTCGCAAGGTTGGTCGGGTGGCCGTGCTGGCGCGCGGGCTGCGCGCGACCCAGCGGCTGACCTGCGCCGAAGACCTCGGGCTGGCCGCCATGGAGGTCGAGGGACCGAAGGGGCGTTTCTGGGTGGCAGCCCTGCATCTGCCCTGGCCCTGGCCGCACGAGCAGGCCGCTCATGTGGAGCGCATTGTGGCGGAGCTGACTGCGCTTGAGGGGCCAATGATCCTTGCCGGGGACTTCAACGCCGTGGCCTGGTCTCACACGGTGAAACGCATCGGGGCTGCGGGGGGCATGGCGCGGGTTGGTCCCTATGGGGCGACCTTTGAGCTGCCCCCGCTCGGCTACCCTATCGGGATCGATCATGTGCTTGCGCCCAAGGGCCTCGGCGTCATCGAAAGACAGCCCAAGCTGGCGTCGGATCATCACGGGCTTCTGGCCCGCCTGCCATGGCCGGAGGCGCAGGACTGA